From a region of the Castanea sativa cultivar Marrone di Chiusa Pesio chromosome 10, ASM4071231v1 genome:
- the LOC142614172 gene encoding transcription factor bHLH36-like isoform X2 translates to MFPYHQSDEVVWQFSSIPNQEDRMLQYNDEANTIINKNIMRRDTERQRRKKMAILNASLRSLLPMEMIKGKRSVSDHTNEAMNYITYLKNKIQELSVRRNELKSLSNLSVVVQPCCDGVQILVTTNVNEGLLLSEVLEILLREGLDVVHCFSSREYERLIYSIQSKCHQEGKKKGQTVRARQS, encoded by the exons ATGTTTCCTTACCACCAAAGCGATGAGGTGGTGTGGCAATTCTCATCCATTCCCAACCAAGAAGATAGAATGCTACAATACAATGATGAAGCCAATACTATTATTAATAAGAATATCATGCGTAGGGACACTGAaagacaaagaagaaagaaaatggccATTCTTAATGCATCACTTCGGTCACTGCTCCCTATGGAAATGATTAAG GGGAAGCGCTCGGTATCTGATCACACAAACGAGGCCATGAACTATATTACATACCTGAAGAATAAGATCCAAGAATTGAGTGTGAGGAGGAATGAGCTTAAAAGTTTATCTAATTTGAGTGTTGTAGTCCAACCTTGTTGTGATGGGGTGCAAATTTTAGTAACAACCAATGTCAATGAAGGTTTGCTTCTATCGGAAGTGCTTGAAATCTTGCTCAGAGAAGGACTTGATGTAGTACATTGTTTTTCGAGTAGAGAATATGAAAGGTTAATTTACTCTATTCAATCCAAG TGCCATcaggaaggaaagaaaaaaggacaGACAGTGAGGGCCAGACAGAGCTAA
- the LOC142614172 gene encoding transcription factor bHLH36-like isoform X1 encodes MFPYHQSDEVVWQFSSIPNQEDRMLQYNDEANTIINKNIMRRDTERQRRKKMAILNASLRSLLPMEMIKGKRSVSDHTNEAMNYITYLKNKIQELSVRRNELKSLSNLSVVVQPCCDGVQILVTTNVNEGLLLSEVLEILLREGLDVVHCFSSREYERLIYSIQSKGNDLGCLDLSGLQQKLNDLILSSRYI; translated from the exons ATGTTTCCTTACCACCAAAGCGATGAGGTGGTGTGGCAATTCTCATCCATTCCCAACCAAGAAGATAGAATGCTACAATACAATGATGAAGCCAATACTATTATTAATAAGAATATCATGCGTAGGGACACTGAaagacaaagaagaaagaaaatggccATTCTTAATGCATCACTTCGGTCACTGCTCCCTATGGAAATGATTAAG GGGAAGCGCTCGGTATCTGATCACACAAACGAGGCCATGAACTATATTACATACCTGAAGAATAAGATCCAAGAATTGAGTGTGAGGAGGAATGAGCTTAAAAGTTTATCTAATTTGAGTGTTGTAGTCCAACCTTGTTGTGATGGGGTGCAAATTTTAGTAACAACCAATGTCAATGAAGGTTTGCTTCTATCGGAAGTGCTTGAAATCTTGCTCAGAGAAGGACTTGATGTAGTACATTGTTTTTCGAGTAGAGAATATGAAAGGTTAATTTACTCTATTCAATCCAAG GGAAATGATTTGGGATGCCTTGATCTATCTGGGCTGCAACAGAAATTGAATGATCTCATCTTATCATCGAGATACATTTGA